The DNA segment CGGGCCGCGCGGCACGACACCTGGGTGTTTCTGGACGTGGACGTCTCGCCCGCGCCCGACGCCGTGGCCCGGGCGCTGGCCTTTCTCGACGCCTCGGGAGCGGCACTCGTGAGCGGGTTTCCGCGCCAACGGACGAGCTGCCTGCTCGACTGGCTGCTCTTGCCGCTGATCCATTTCATCCTGCTGGGGTTCCTGCCGCTGGCCCGCGCCCGCCGCGACCCCGCGCCGGGGCTGGCGGCCGGCTGCGGGCAGTTCTTCGTCACACGCCGTGCCGACTACGAACGGGCGGGGGGGCACGCTGCGATCCGGGCCTCGCTCCACGACGGCGTCAAACTCCCGCGGGCCTATCGCCGCGCGGGCCTCACGACCGACATCTTCGACGCCACGCCGATCGCTTCATGCCGGATGTACGACCGCAACGCCGACGTCTGGCGCGGCCTGGCGAAGAACGCCACGGAGGGGATCGGCAGCCCGGCCACGATCGTGCCGTTCACGATCCTGCTCGCCGGCGGGCAGATCCTGCCGTTCGTGCTCGTCGCCTGCGGCCTGCTGACCGGCTGCGCCGGATGGCCGCGCTGGGCATTTCCCGTGGCCGTCTCGGCCGCGGTGCTCGCCTGGCTCCCCCGGTTCGTCTCCGCGGGACGGTTCGGCCAGAGCAGCGCGAGCGTCGGCGGCCATCCGGTCGCCGTCGCGCTGTTCCTCGCCATTCAGTGGACGGCACTGGTCGGAAAACTGCTCGGCTTCCAGACCGCCTGGCGGGGCCGCAGCCTCACGCCCCAATGACGCCCGCCACGGCGCCGGGACGGGAACGCGTGAACCAGCCGCCGTCAGCGGCCGCGAACCCGCCTGCCGG comes from the Planctomycetia bacterium genome and includes:
- a CDS encoding glycosyl transferase, whose product is MSPTLIGILAIAALVLAALPALLTLANLRIFAPPPPAPATRPAVSVLVPARNEEAAIGRLCRDVLASADVDLELVILDDASTDGTAAIVRDVATGDPRVRLVAGAPLPAGWCGKQHACWQLARAARHDTWVFLDVDVSPAPDAVARALAFLDASGAALVSGFPRQRTSCLLDWLLLPLIHFILLGFLPLARARRDPAPGLAAGCGQFFVTRRADYERAGGHAAIRASLHDGVKLPRAYRRAGLTTDIFDATPIASCRMYDRNADVWRGLAKNATEGIGSPATIVPFTILLAGGQILPFVLVACGLLTGCAGWPRWAFPVAVSAAVLAWLPRFVSAGRFGQSSASVGGHPVAVALFLAIQWTALVGKLLGFQTAWRGRSLTPQ